From one Formosa sediminum genomic stretch:
- a CDS encoding sensor histidine kinase, with translation MSKKLFMLLVVLMSLSLVGIIFVQARYISDSVKNEEKQFTFNVKKALSFVSNDIEERELKTYFKKFQRLVDQKKDADTIAITQLLFNQQNESTDETLIYRSGILEQNYKLSSSIFDIGLDSINIKRIIGQSETKVFSNKNIIENNVNVRPVYSSEKYGRFSEAEKQSFEEAFKVLTSRTPIYKRVKNEDIEQLLTRKLHEDNIDIDYEFAIYSNDLATKVQSEGFELQDDKTFSVPIFQNENSQNNFRLLVNFPERNQFIMSSIIGMTLLSFIFTSIIIIAYTSALYQLVKQRKISEIKNDFINNMTHEFKTPIATINLALDAIKNPKIIDDKDKVKRYLNMIKEENKRMHAHVENVLRISKLEKNELNISKDRVKLHDLIEDAVTHIELIVEDRQGFVKLHLDADKSSILASETHFTNVIVNMLDNAVKYSPDAPKIDVYTENVGNSILLKIKDQGSGMSKAAQKRVFEKFYREHTGNIHNVKGHGLGLAYVKRIVDDHQGHISVESEKGKGSTFIVKLPLIS, from the coding sequence ATGAGCAAGAAGTTATTTATGTTGCTTGTAGTTTTAATGAGTTTGTCGTTGGTCGGCATCATTTTTGTACAAGCACGATATATTAGCGATTCTGTAAAAAACGAAGAAAAACAATTTACTTTCAATGTAAAGAAAGCATTGAGTTTTGTTTCTAATGATATAGAAGAACGTGAATTAAAAACTTATTTTAAAAAATTTCAACGTTTGGTTGATCAAAAAAAAGATGCTGATACAATTGCAATCACTCAACTTCTTTTTAATCAACAAAACGAAAGTACAGACGAAACATTAATTTATAGAAGTGGAATTTTAGAACAAAACTATAAATTATCATCATCGATCTTTGACATAGGTTTAGATAGTATTAATATTAAACGTATTATAGGCCAATCTGAAACTAAAGTATTTAGTAACAAAAATATTATTGAAAATAATGTAAATGTTAGACCTGTGTATAGCAGTGAAAAATACGGACGTTTTAGCGAGGCTGAAAAGCAAAGTTTTGAAGAAGCTTTTAAAGTATTAACGAGTAGAACACCAATTTATAAACGTGTTAAAAATGAAGATATAGAGCAGTTATTAACTCGAAAGCTTCATGAAGATAATATAGATATTGATTATGAATTTGCTATTTATAGTAACGATTTAGCAACTAAGGTACAAAGTGAAGGATTTGAGTTGCAAGACGATAAAACATTTAGTGTGCCGATTTTTCAGAATGAAAACAGCCAAAATAACTTTAGGTTGTTGGTTAACTTTCCGGAACGTAATCAGTTTATTATGTCGTCTATAATAGGTATGACTTTGCTGTCTTTCATCTTTACATCTATAATAATTATAGCGTATACGAGTGCTTTATATCAGTTAGTAAAACAGCGTAAAATTTCTGAAATTAAAAATGATTTCATTAATAATATGACGCATGAGTTTAAAACACCAATAGCAACTATAAATTTAGCTTTAGACGCTATAAAAAATCCTAAGATTATAGACGATAAGGATAAGGTAAAGCGTTATCTTAATATGATTAAAGAAGAAAATAAACGTATGCATGCACATGTAGAAAACGTTTTAAGAATATCTAAACTAGAAAAAAATGAACTAAATATTAGTAAGGATCGCGTTAAGTTACACGACCTAATAGAAGATGCTGTTACACATATAGAATTAATTGTAGAAGACAGACAAGGGTTTGTAAAATTACATTTAGATGCCGATAAATCTTCTATATTAGCGAGTGAAACACACTTTACTAATGTTATAGTTAATATGCTTGATAATGCAGTAAAATATTCTCCAGATGCACCAAAAATAGATGTATATACGGAAAATGTAGGAAATAGTATTTTATTAAAAATAAAAGACCAAGGAAGCGGAATGAGTAAAGCCGCACAAAAACGAGTTTTTGAAAAGTTTTATAGAGAACACACAGGAAACATACATAATGTAAAAGGTCATGGTCTAGGCCTAGCTTATGTAAAACGAATAGTAGATGATCATCAGGGTCATATTTCGGTGGAAAGTGAAAAAGGAAAAGGAAGCACATTTATTGTTAAACTTCCATTAATATCATAA
- the coaE gene encoding dephospho-CoA kinase (Dephospho-CoA kinase (CoaE) performs the final step in coenzyme A biosynthesis.), whose product MIIVGLTGGIGSGKSTVAKQFHEKFGIPTYISDDEAKLLMVTSKEIKSELTALFGANAYREGVLNKPFISDAIFNNKTLLEQMNAIVHPRVAAHFKLWVARQNTPYVLKESAILFESHGDQVCDLIITVTLDKATKIKRIQKRDQSSIEKIESIMKQQWTDQMRISKSDYIIENDTMQHMQEQVNHIHNTILNKIK is encoded by the coding sequence ATGATAATAGTTGGTCTAACCGGAGGTATAGGAAGTGGTAAATCTACCGTTGCAAAGCAGTTTCATGAAAAATTTGGTATTCCTACATACATATCAGACGATGAAGCTAAATTGTTAATGGTAACTTCCAAAGAGATTAAATCAGAACTTACAGCTTTATTTGGAGCAAATGCATATAGAGAAGGAGTTTTAAACAAGCCTTTTATTTCAGATGCTATTTTTAATAATAAAACATTATTAGAGCAAATGAATGCAATTGTACATCCAAGAGTTGCAGCACACTTTAAACTGTGGGTAGCAAGGCAAAATACACCTTATGTTTTAAAAGAATCTGCGATTTTATTTGAAAGTCATGGCGATCAGGTTTGCGATTTAATTATAACTGTAACATTAGATAAGGCTACTAAAATTAAGCGAATACAAAAGCGAGACCAATCTTCTATAGAAAAAATAGAGTCTATTATGAAACAGCAATGGACAGATCAAATGCGGATCTCAAAATCTGACTATATAATTGAGAATGATACCATGCAACACATGCAAGAGCAGGTAAACCATATTCACAATACAATACTTAATAAAATTAAATAA
- a CDS encoding CdaR family protein gives MKDLKSRLLKFVKSKKINIFTLFLLLSFTILVLNKLSRTYINTITFPVETVNLPETYVILNDSNQALNVTLKTYGFKLLRYYISKPKLILDYKDKLQLTDSTYLWSSHRSYSKINAQFDKDIEVVNLSPDTLYFNYDQNATKDVPVVLQENIKFSPGFDVLEGFKVVPDSVHIVGPEKLLKAITAIKTVPLELEDVHLDLNQNISLDLPNSDHLITFSHHKVHLEAKVEKFTEGTFNIPVTLKNVPQNVVLKYYPKSVSVSYYTTLSGFNEVQAKDFKVECDYSERVANQSFLVPKLVKQPEKVKSAKIIHPKVEYIISE, from the coding sequence ATGAAAGACTTAAAATCCAGACTTTTAAAATTTGTAAAAAGTAAAAAAATAAACATTTTTACTTTGTTTTTGTTGTTGTCTTTTACAATTTTAGTATTAAATAAGTTGTCTAGAACATATATTAATACCATTACATTTCCTGTAGAAACTGTTAATCTTCCAGAAACATACGTAATCTTAAACGATAGTAATCAAGCTTTAAATGTCACTTTAAAAACGTATGGGTTTAAGTTATTAAGATATTATATTTCTAAACCAAAGCTAATATTAGATTATAAAGACAAGTTGCAACTTACAGACTCTACTTATCTGTGGAGTTCGCATAGGTCGTATTCAAAAATTAATGCACAGTTTGATAAGGATATTGAAGTGGTAAATTTATCACCAGATACGTTATATTTTAATTATGATCAAAACGCAACAAAAGATGTACCAGTAGTTTTACAAGAAAATATAAAATTTAGTCCAGGTTTTGATGTTTTAGAGGGCTTTAAAGTAGTCCCAGATTCGGTTCATATTGTTGGACCTGAAAAATTACTTAAAGCTATAACAGCAATTAAAACAGTGCCGTTAGAGTTAGAAGATGTGCATTTAGATTTAAATCAAAATATCAGTTTAGATTTACCAAATTCAGATCATTTAATTACCTTTTCTCATCACAAAGTACATCTGGAAGCTAAAGTAGAAAAATTTACAGAAGGAACGTTTAATATTCCTGTAACACTAAAAAATGTGCCACAAAATGTAGTTTTAAAGTATTATCCCAAATCCGTTTCAGTATCTTATTATACAACATTAAGCGGATTTAATGAAGTACAAGCCAAGGATTTTAAGGTAGAGTGTGATTATAGTGAACGTGTAGCTAATCAGTCGTTTTTAGTTCCTAAATTAGTTAAACAGCCAGAAAAGGTAAAGAGTGCAAAAATTATTCATCCAAAAGTAGAATATATAATTTCAGAATGA
- a CDS encoding glycosyltransferase codes for MHLKYSFIIPVYNRPDEIEELLISFLNLKTSLQFEIVIVEDGSKQTSEAVIKTFKDQLNIAYFYKENSGPGDSRNFGMEKAKGNYFIILDSDCVLPSEYLHAVNASLSSEYVDCFGGPDAADASFTKLQKAINFSMTSFITTGGIRGNKKQVGKFQPRSFNMGLSKEAFHASKGFGTIHPGEDPDLSIRLWKLGFKTKLIPEAFVYHKRRISWSKFYTQVNKFGKVRPILNAWHPKTAKLTYWFPTLFMLGLLVAIASFIFHFEWFLLGYILYFLAAFFLSLIQSRDIMVAILSVPAILIQFGGYGFGFLKSFISIHILKKDAAREFPELFF; via the coding sequence ATGCACTTAAAGTATTCTTTTATTATTCCTGTATATAATCGTCCCGATGAAATTGAGGAACTGCTTATTAGTTTTTTAAACTTAAAAACATCTTTACAGTTTGAAATTGTAATTGTTGAAGATGGTTCTAAACAGACTTCTGAAGCTGTAATTAAAACGTTTAAAGATCAATTGAACATCGCTTATTTCTATAAAGAAAATTCTGGTCCAGGAGATTCTAGAAATTTTGGTATGGAAAAGGCAAAAGGCAACTACTTTATAATTTTAGATTCTGATTGTGTGTTACCTTCGGAATATTTACATGCAGTTAATGCTAGTTTAAGTTCAGAATATGTAGATTGTTTTGGTGGTCCAGATGCTGCAGATGCCTCATTCACTAAATTACAAAAAGCGATTAATTTTTCTATGACTTCGTTTATAACTACAGGTGGTATTCGGGGCAATAAAAAACAAGTAGGTAAATTTCAACCTAGAAGTTTTAATATGGGATTGTCCAAAGAGGCTTTTCATGCCTCAAAAGGATTTGGAACAATACATCCTGGAGAAGATCCTGATTTATCAATAAGGTTATGGAAATTAGGTTTTAAAACAAAATTAATTCCTGAAGCTTTTGTGTACCATAAACGCCGCATTTCGTGGTCTAAATTCTATACACAAGTAAATAAATTTGGCAAAGTACGCCCCATTTTAAATGCATGGCATCCTAAAACAGCAAAATTAACGTATTGGTTTCCTACTCTTTTTATGCTAGGACTGTTAGTAGCGATTGCATCATTTATATTTCATTTTGAGTGGTTTTTACTGGGCTATATTTTGTACTTTTTAGCAGCATTTTTTTTATCACTTATACAGTCAAGAGATATTATGGTTGCGATATTATCTGTGCCAGCTATATTAATACAATTTGGAGGTTATGGTTTTGGATTTTTAAAATCATTTATTAGCATTCATATCTTAAAAAAAGATGCAGCTCGTGAATTCCCTGAATTATTTTTTTAA
- a CDS encoding enoyl-ACP reductase FabI produces MSYNLLKGKKGIIFGALDENSIAWKTAERVHEEGGTFVLTNAPVAMRMGQINELAEKTGSQIIPADATSVEDLQNLVEKSMEILGGKIDFVLHSIGMSINVRKGNHYTDQNYAFTQKGTDVSAMSFHKVMQTLYKADAMNEWGSIVALSYMAAQRVFPDYNDMADNKAYLESVARSFGYFFGKDKKVRVNTISQSPTPTTAGSGVKGFDGFIAYADQMSPLGNATAADCANYTVAMFSDLTKRVTLQNLYNDGGFSNMGVSDQVMETFVASKKE; encoded by the coding sequence ATGTCATACAATTTACTAAAAGGAAAAAAAGGAATCATTTTTGGTGCATTAGATGAAAACTCTATAGCATGGAAAACGGCAGAGCGTGTTCATGAAGAAGGCGGAACTTTTGTTTTAACAAATGCACCTGTTGCAATGCGTATGGGACAAATTAATGAACTTGCAGAAAAAACAGGTTCTCAAATTATCCCTGCAGATGCAACTTCTGTAGAAGATTTACAAAATCTAGTAGAAAAATCTATGGAGATTTTAGGAGGAAAAATTGATTTCGTTCTACATTCTATTGGTATGTCTATCAATGTAAGAAAAGGTAATCACTATACAGACCAGAATTACGCATTTACTCAAAAAGGTACAGATGTTTCTGCAATGTCTTTTCATAAAGTTATGCAAACCCTTTACAAAGCAGATGCAATGAATGAGTGGGGAAGTATTGTTGCTTTATCTTATATGGCAGCACAACGCGTGTTTCCAGACTATAACGACATGGCAGATAATAAAGCGTATTTAGAGAGTGTTGCTCGTAGTTTTGGATATTTTTTCGGTAAAGATAAAAAAGTAAGAGTAAATACAATTTCTCAATCTCCAACACCTACAACCGCAGGTAGTGGTGTAAAAGGTTTTGATGGTTTTATTGCCTATGCAGATCAGATGTCGCCACTTGGTAACGCAACCGCTGCAGATTGTGCTAATTATACAGTTGCAATGTTTAGTGATTTAACCAAACGAGTAACATTACAAAACCTTTACAACGATGGTGGATTTAGTAATATGGGAGTTAGCGATCAAGTAATGGAAACATTTGTAGCTTCAAAAAAAGAATAA
- the recN gene encoding DNA repair protein RecN produces the protein MLTSLSIKNYALIDDLQANFNTGFTIITGETGAGKSILLGALSLILGKRADLSSLKDNTQKCIIEAVFDVSKYQLKSVYQQEDLDYEPQTIIRREILPSGKSRAFVNDTPVTVSSLQVLGERLIDIHSQHQTMQLTDDAFQFQVIDALAKIEEPLTEYKAKLKDYKSLKKELKKLLDFQAEANKEHEYNSFLLQELIDAKLVEGEFESLEEEYETLDNIEAIKEKIAASHQLLSDEQIGGLAILTEIKSNFNKIASFSQKYKELYDRIDSSLIELYDIFTEIEASEDALEADPNRLEFVNNRLQLLHNLKKKHLVSEISELIVIQNALDEKVGITENLDKNIGKLKTEISKVEKTLNTLAKTIHTKRNAVIPTLKSQLETLLADLGMPNAQFEITLGVATEFYANGKDDLNFLFSANKGGTFKPLNKAASGGELSRIMLAIKSVLSKYMQLPTIMFDEIDTGVSGEISNKMGMIMKQMSSSMQVFAITHLPQVAAKGDTHLKVYKEDVNQVTTTNLIVIEGEDRVVEIAQMLGGLELSSSAIAHAKQLLH, from the coding sequence TTGCTAACATCTTTATCTATAAAAAACTATGCCTTAATCGATGATTTACAGGCAAATTTTAATACTGGTTTCACGATTATTACGGGAGAAACCGGAGCGGGTAAATCTATTTTATTAGGCGCTTTATCATTAATATTAGGAAAACGCGCAGATTTATCGTCTTTAAAAGACAATACTCAGAAATGTATTATCGAAGCCGTGTTTGATGTCTCAAAATATCAACTCAAATCTGTTTACCAACAGGAAGATCTCGATTACGAACCTCAAACAATTATTAGACGCGAAATTTTACCTTCAGGTAAATCACGTGCCTTTGTTAACGATACACCAGTAACCGTTAGTAGTCTACAGGTGTTAGGCGAACGTTTAATCGATATACATTCCCAACACCAAACCATGCAACTTACAGATGATGCATTTCAGTTTCAGGTGATTGATGCTTTGGCTAAGATTGAAGAGCCTTTAACAGAATACAAAGCAAAATTAAAAGATTATAAATCTCTTAAAAAAGAATTAAAGAAATTGCTGGATTTTCAGGCAGAAGCTAATAAAGAGCATGAATATAATTCATTCTTATTACAAGAATTAATAGATGCTAAATTGGTGGAAGGTGAGTTTGAATCTTTAGAAGAAGAATATGAAACGCTCGATAATATTGAAGCTATAAAAGAAAAAATTGCCGCCTCACATCAATTATTAAGTGATGAACAAATTGGTGGTTTAGCTATTCTTACTGAAATAAAATCTAATTTTAATAAGATTGCTTCATTCTCTCAAAAATATAAAGAATTATACGATAGAATAGACAGTAGTTTAATTGAACTCTACGATATTTTTACAGAAATTGAAGCCTCTGAAGATGCATTAGAAGCCGATCCAAACCGTTTAGAGTTTGTCAATAACAGATTGCAATTACTTCATAATCTGAAGAAAAAACACTTAGTTTCTGAAATTTCAGAATTGATAGTCATACAAAACGCTTTAGATGAAAAAGTTGGTATCACTGAAAATCTCGATAAAAATATTGGGAAGTTAAAAACTGAAATCAGTAAGGTAGAGAAGACTTTAAACACATTAGCTAAAACAATTCATACCAAACGAAACGCGGTAATTCCAACCTTAAAATCGCAATTAGAAACCTTACTAGCAGATTTAGGTATGCCAAATGCACAGTTTGAAATTACTTTAGGTGTGGCTACAGAATTCTATGCTAATGGTAAAGACGATTTAAATTTTTTGTTTTCGGCAAATAAAGGCGGAACATTTAAACCGTTAAATAAAGCCGCATCAGGTGGTGAATTATCCAGAATTATGCTTGCTATAAAATCGGTGTTATCTAAATATATGCAGTTACCAACCATTATGTTTGATGAGATTGACACTGGAGTTTCTGGAGAAATTTCTAATAAAATGGGAATGATAATGAAACAAATGAGTTCAAGCATGCAAGTGTTTGCCATTACACATTTACCTCAAGTTGCAGCTAAAGGAGATACACATTTAAAAGTGTATAAAGAAGATGTTAATCAGGTTACAACTACAAATTTAATAGTTATAGAAGGAGAAGATCGTGTAGTAGAAATTGCACAAATGTTAGGAGGATTAGAATTGTCTAGTTCTGCAATTGCTCACGCAAAACAATTATTACATTAA
- the porD gene encoding type IX secretion system protein PorD encodes MRNFLTVLFFSVSMSFYAQELNCKIVVNADQTGNQNVQVFKTLEKQLTEFVNNKTWTARGFKINERINCSMMIIVNNYNNDSFNATLQVQSTRPVYGSSYTTPVYNYNDKNFSFKYAEFENLNFSANQYESNLISVLAFHIYIILGLDADTFELEGGDEYLKQAQTIVNYSQQEGYKGWKLEDGSQSRFVLIDNLLSPTYKEFRTVMYNYHREGLDQMSTDVKAGKEAIVKAVSEFQVMNNRRPNSYLLRVFFDAKSDEIESAFSDGPSVNVANFLDILNNIAPTYSSKWRNIKF; translated from the coding sequence ATGCGTAATTTCTTAACTGTTCTATTTTTTTCTGTTTCTATGAGTTTTTACGCTCAAGAATTAAACTGCAAGATTGTTGTAAATGCAGATCAAACAGGAAATCAAAATGTTCAGGTATTTAAGACTTTAGAAAAGCAACTTACAGAATTTGTAAATAATAAAACTTGGACTGCCAGAGGGTTTAAAATAAACGAACGCATTAATTGTAGTATGATGATTATTGTAAATAATTACAATAATGATTCCTTTAATGCCACGCTCCAAGTACAATCTACAAGACCTGTTTACGGCTCATCTTATACCACACCTGTTTATAATTATAACGATAAAAACTTTTCATTTAAATATGCAGAGTTCGAAAATTTAAACTTTAGCGCTAATCAATACGAGTCTAACTTAATTTCGGTTTTAGCATTCCACATTTATATTATTCTAGGTTTAGATGCCGATACATTTGAGTTAGAAGGTGGAGATGAGTATTTAAAACAAGCACAAACTATTGTTAATTATTCACAGCAAGAGGGATATAAAGGTTGGAAATTGGAAGATGGTTCTCAATCTAGATTTGTATTAATAGACAATCTGTTATCTCCAACATATAAAGAGTTTAGAACGGTTATGTACAACTATCATCGTGAAGGTTTAGACCAAATGAGCACAGATGTAAAAGCGGGTAAAGAGGCTATAGTTAAAGCAGTAAGTGAATTTCAAGTAATGAATAATAGAAGACCTAATTCTTATTTGTTACGTGTATTTTTCGATGCTAAAAGTGACGAAATTGAAAGTGCATTTTCAGACGGACCAAGTGTTAATGTTGCCAACTTTTTAGATATTTTAAACAATATTGCTCCTACATATTCTAGCAAATGGAGAAATATTAAGTTTTAA
- the coaBC gene encoding bifunctional phosphopantothenoylcysteine decarboxylase/phosphopantothenate--cysteine ligase CoaBC has protein sequence MSILSGKKILLGISAGIAAYKTASLVRLFIKAGADVKVVMTPASIDFVTPLTLSTLSKHPVVTSFYNEEDESAVWNSHVELGLWADLFVIAPATANTMSKMANGTCDNLLLATYLSAKCPVYFAPAMDLDMYKHPSTAQSFKTLQDFGNIMIPATSGELASGLVGEGRMAEPEDIVLFIENHILGNLPLYGKKVMITAGPTYEAIDPVRFIGNHSSGKMGFELAKTAANLGAEVTLISGPTNQSLQHSAVNIIPIISAQDMYEQAHLYFKDTDIAICAAAVADYKPKEVALQKIKKDDSALTLELEKTKDVLASLGAIKSDQFLVGFALETNNELEHAKGKLKRKNLDLIVLNSLNDAGAGFKSNTNKITLIDAQECITEFNLKSKAEVAQDIFNDILNKLHA, from the coding sequence ATGTCTATATTAAGCGGCAAAAAGATACTGTTAGGCATTAGTGCTGGTATAGCGGCTTACAAGACAGCTTCTTTAGTAAGATTATTTATAAAAGCAGGTGCAGACGTTAAAGTTGTCATGACACCTGCTTCTATTGATTTTGTAACGCCCCTAACATTATCTACATTATCTAAACATCCTGTGGTTACTTCATTTTATAATGAAGAGGATGAAAGTGCAGTCTGGAATAGTCATGTAGAATTAGGCTTGTGGGCAGATCTATTTGTCATTGCGCCTGCAACAGCAAATACCATGTCTAAAATGGCAAATGGTACTTGCGATAATTTATTGCTTGCAACATACCTTTCTGCTAAATGTCCAGTGTATTTTGCACCTGCAATGGATTTAGATATGTATAAGCATCCCTCTACAGCTCAATCTTTTAAAACCTTACAAGACTTTGGTAATATAATGATTCCTGCAACTTCAGGAGAGTTAGCCAGTGGTTTAGTAGGCGAAGGACGAATGGCTGAGCCTGAAGATATAGTGTTGTTTATTGAAAACCATATTTTAGGAAACTTACCTTTATATGGGAAAAAAGTAATGATTACAGCTGGACCAACTTACGAAGCTATAGATCCTGTGCGTTTTATAGGAAACCATTCAAGTGGCAAAATGGGGTTCGAACTTGCTAAAACAGCTGCAAACCTTGGTGCTGAGGTAACTTTAATTTCAGGTCCAACAAATCAATCACTTCAGCATAGTGCTGTTAATATTATTCCTATAATAAGCGCACAAGACATGTACGAGCAAGCACATTTGTACTTTAAAGATACAGATATAGCTATTTGTGCTGCTGCTGTTGCAGACTATAAACCAAAAGAAGTGGCACTTCAGAAAATAAAAAAGGACGATTCTGCGTTAACATTAGAACTAGAGAAGACAAAAGATGTTTTAGCCTCTTTAGGAGCAATAAAATCAGATCAGTTTTTAGTAGGTTTTGCTTTAGAAACAAATAATGAGTTGGAACATGCAAAAGGTAAATTAAAGCGTAAAAATTTAGATCTTATTGTTTTAAATTCTTTAAACGATGCCGGAGCTGGGTTTAAGTCAAATACTAATAAAATTACACTTATTGATGCTCAAGAATGCATTACAGAATTTAATTTAAAGTCTAAAGCCGAAGTGGCTCAAGATATTTTTAATGATATATTAAATAAACTACATGCGTAA
- a CDS encoding DNA-directed RNA polymerase subunit omega, whose amino-acid sequence MDLKKINAPLSTVTYNKNKVDEPTGNIYEAISIISRRADQINTEIKKELIEKLEEFATYNDSLEEIFENKEQIEVSKFYEKLPKPHALAVQEWLDHKVYYRNTDEDVQ is encoded by the coding sequence ATGGATTTAAAAAAAATTAATGCGCCTTTAAGTACAGTAACGTACAATAAGAATAAAGTTGATGAACCAACAGGAAATATCTATGAAGCTATTTCTATTATTTCTAGACGTGCAGACCAGATTAACACTGAGATTAAAAAGGAACTAATTGAAAAATTAGAAGAATTTGCAACGTATAATGACAGTTTAGAGGAGATTTTTGAAAATAAAGAACAAATTGAAGTTTCAAAATTCTACGAAAAATTACCTAAACCACATGCCTTAGCAGTGCAAGAGTGGTTAGACCACAAAGTATACTACAGAAACACTGACGAAGACGTTCAGTAA
- a CDS encoding outer membrane protein assembly factor BamD: MGKYLYILLAFIVLSSCGEYQKTLKATDIGAKFKLGEQLYNEGEFSKANRLFSQIVPSYRGKPQAEKLMYMYAQSYYGMKDYFVAGYQFERFADSYPNSEKLEEASFLSAKSYYKMSPVYSKDQSDTKDAIEKLQLFINQFPQSEYLSEASGYIQELDAKLERKAFEIAKQYNTIQDYQASIKSFDNFLFEFPGSALREEAFYYRFDSAYQLAMYSIERKKQERLESANNYYFDLIKGYADTQFLEEAGSKHEAIEEELKKYSTKS; encoded by the coding sequence ATGGGGAAATATTTATACATTTTATTGGCGTTTATTGTTTTAAGTTCATGTGGTGAATACCAAAAAACTCTTAAAGCAACAGACATCGGAGCAAAATTTAAATTAGGAGAACAACTTTATAATGAAGGAGAGTTTTCTAAAGCAAATAGATTGTTCTCTCAAATCGTACCAAGTTACCGAGGTAAACCACAAGCAGAAAAGCTTATGTATATGTATGCTCAGTCTTATTATGGTATGAAAGACTACTTTGTGGCTGGTTACCAATTTGAACGTTTTGCAGATTCTTACCCAAATAGTGAGAAGTTAGAAGAAGCTTCTTTTTTATCGGCTAAGAGTTATTATAAAATGTCTCCTGTGTATAGTAAAGACCAATCAGACACTAAAGATGCGATAGAAAAATTACAATTATTTATTAATCAATTTCCTCAGTCAGAGTATTTAAGTGAAGCTAGTGGTTACATCCAAGAGTTAGATGCGAAATTAGAACGTAAAGCATTCGAAATAGCAAAACAATACAACACTATACAAGATTATCAAGCATCTATAAAATCGTTTGATAATTTTCTATTTGAATTCCCAGGATCAGCATTAAGAGAAGAAGCCTTTTATTATAGATTCGATTCGGCATATCAATTAGCAATGTATAGTATTGAGCGTAAGAAACAAGAACGATTAGAATCCGCTAATAATTACTATTTTGATCTTATAAAAGGGTATGCAGATACTCAATTTCTAGAAGAAGCAGGTTCTAAACATGAAGCAATAGAAGAAGAATTAAAAAAATACAGCACTAAAAGTTAA